In Flavobacterium endoglycinae, one DNA window encodes the following:
- the rpsS gene encoding 30S ribosomal protein S19, whose product MARSLKKGPFVHYKLDKKVQENVESGKNAVVKTWSRASMITPDFVGQTIAVHNGRQFVPVYVTENMVGHKLGEFSPTRSFRGHAGAKNKGKK is encoded by the coding sequence ATGGCACGTTCATTAAAAAAAGGACCTTTTGTTCATTATAAATTAGATAAAAAAGTTCAAGAAAACGTAGAAAGTGGTAAAAATGCAGTTGTAAAGACTTGGTCTAGAGCTTCAATGATTACTCCAGATTTCGTTGGACAAACTATCGCAGTTCATAACGGTCGTCAATTTGTACCAGTTTACGTAACAGAAAACATGGTAGGTCACAAATTAGGAGAGTTTTCACCAACTAGATCTTTTAGAGGTCATGCTGGAGCAAAAAATAAAGGTAAAAAATAA
- the rplV gene encoding 50S ribosomal protein L22 has product MGVRKRETADARKEANKSIAFAKLNNCPTSPRKMRLVADLVRGQKVERALNILRFSSKEASRKLEKLLLSAINNWEQKNSEGNLEEAGLFVKEIRVDGGMMLKRLRPAPQGRAHRIRKRSNHVTIVLGAINNTQSNS; this is encoded by the coding sequence ATGGGAGTTCGTAAAAGAGAAACAGCAGATGCGAGAAAAGAGGCTAATAAGTCTATCGCTTTCGCAAAATTGAATAACTGCCCTACTTCACCTAGAAAAATGCGCTTAGTAGCGGACTTGGTAAGAGGTCAGAAGGTAGAAAGAGCACTTAACATTTTAAGATTCAGTTCTAAAGAAGCTTCAAGAAAATTAGAAAAACTATTATTATCTGCAATCAACAACTGGGAGCAAAAAAATAGTGAAGGTAATTTAGAAGAAGCTGGATTATTTGTTAAAGAGATCAGAGTAGATGGTGGAATGATGTTAAAAAGACTTCGTCCAGCTCCACAAGGTCGTGCACACAGAATAAGAAAACGTTCTAATCACGTAACAATCGTGCTTGGAGCTATCAATAACACACAAAGCAATTCTTAA
- the rpsC gene encoding 30S ribosomal protein S3 yields MGQKTNPIGNRLGIIRGWDSNWYGGNDYGDKLAEDHKIRKYIHARLSKASVSKVIIERTLKLVTVTITTARPGIIIGKGGQEVDKLKEELKKVTDKEVQINIFEIKRPELDAYLVATSIARQIESRISYRRAIKMAIAASMRMNAEGIKVLISGRLNGAEMARSEGFKEGRIPLSTFRADIDYALAEAHTTYGRMGIKVWIMKGEVYGKRDLSPLAGMDKKQSGTGSGKGGDAPRGKSNFNKGGKPDARKRK; encoded by the coding sequence ATGGGACAAAAGACAAATCCAATTGGAAATAGACTTGGTATCATCAGAGGATGGGACTCAAACTGGTATGGTGGAAATGATTATGGCGATAAATTAGCTGAAGATCACAAAATCAGAAAGTATATCCACGCTCGTTTATCAAAAGCTAGTGTATCTAAAGTAATCATCGAGAGAACTTTAAAGCTTGTAACCGTTACTATCACTACTGCTAGACCTGGTATTATTATCGGAAAAGGTGGACAAGAGGTAGACAAGTTAAAAGAGGAACTTAAGAAAGTTACTGATAAAGAGGTTCAAATTAACATCTTTGAAATTAAAAGACCTGAGTTAGATGCTTATCTTGTGGCGACAAGCATCGCTCGTCAAATCGAAAGCCGTATTTCTTACAGACGTGCAATCAAAATGGCTATTGCTGCTTCAATGCGTATGAACGCTGAAGGTATCAAAGTTTTGATTTCTGGCCGTTTGAATGGTGCTGAGATGGCACGTTCTGAAGGTTTCAAAGAAGGTAGAATTCCTCTATCAACTTTCAGAGCTGATATTGATTATGCTTTGGCTGAAGCTCACACTACTTACGGTAGAATGGGTATCAAAGTATGGATCATGAAAGGTGAAGTTTATGGAAAGAGAGATCTTTCTCCGCTAGCTGGAATGGATAAAAAACAATCTGGTACTGGCAGTGGTAAAGGTGGAGATGCCCCTAGAGGTAAATCTAACTTTAATAAAGGTGGAAAACCAGACGCTCGTAAAAGAAAGTAA
- the rplP gene encoding 50S ribosomal protein L16, producing the protein MLQPKRTKYRKVQKGRMKGNSQRGHELSNGMFGIKSVHEDGMFLTSRQIEAARIAATRYMKREGQLWIKIFPDKPITKKPLEVRMGKGKGAVEYWAAVVKPGRIMFEVGGVPLSVAKEALRLAAQKLPVKTKFVVARDFEA; encoded by the coding sequence ATGTTACAGCCTAAAAGAACAAAATACCGTAAGGTACAAAAAGGTAGAATGAAGGGTAACTCTCAAAGAGGGCATGAACTTTCAAATGGAATGTTTGGTATTAAATCTGTGCATGAAGATGGAATGTTCTTAACTTCACGTCAAATCGAAGCTGCGCGTATTGCCGCAACTCGTTACATGAAGAGAGAAGGACAATTGTGGATTAAAATTTTCCCAGACAAACCTATCACTAAGAAGCCTCTTGAAGTACGTATGGGTAAAGGTAAAGGAGCAGTTGAATATTGGGCTGCTGTTGTTAAACCAGGAAGAATTATGTTTGAAGTTGGAGGGGTTCCATTGTCAGTTGCAAAAGAGGCTTTACGTCTTGCAGCTCAAAAACTTCCAGTAAAAACTAAGTTCGTCGTTGCTAGAGATTTCGAAGCATAA
- the rpmC gene encoding 50S ribosomal protein L29 codes for MKQSEIKDLSAAELQEKLSQTKKLYADLKMAHAISPIANPLQIRSVRRTVARLATELTKRELQ; via the coding sequence ATGAAACAATCAGAAATAAAAGATCTTTCTGCAGCGGAGTTGCAAGAAAAGCTTAGTCAAACTAAGAAACTATATGCTGACCTAAAAATGGCTCATGCTATTTCTCCAATTGCTAACCCACTTCAAATTAGAAGTGTTAGAAGAACAGTTGCAAGACTAGCTACAGAGTTAACTAAAAGAGAGTTACAATAA
- the rpsQ gene encoding 30S ribosomal protein S17: MEEKRNLRKERIGVVTSNKMDKSIVISEVRKVKHPLYGKFVLKTKKYVAHDEKNDCNIGDTVRISETRPLSKTKCWRLVEILERAK; encoded by the coding sequence ATGGAAGAAAAAAGAAATTTAAGAAAAGAAAGAATAGGTGTTGTTACTTCAAATAAGATGGATAAATCTATCGTTATTTCGGAAGTAAGAAAAGTAAAACACCCATTATACGGTAAGTTCGTGTTGAAAACTAAGAAATATGTTGCACACGACGAAAAAAACGACTGTAACATTGGAGATACTGTAAGAATTAGCGAAACGCGTCCTTTAAGTAAAACAAAATGTTGGAGATTAGTTGAAATCTTAGAAAGAGCTAAATAA
- the rplN gene encoding 50S ribosomal protein L14 encodes MVQQESRLKVADNTGAKEVLTIRVLGGTKRRYASVGDKIVVSIKDATPNGNVKKGAVSTAVVVRTKKEVRRADGSYIRFDDNACVLLNAAGEMRGTRVFGPVARELREKQFMKIVSLAPEVL; translated from the coding sequence ATGGTACAACAAGAATCAAGACTAAAAGTAGCAGATAACACGGGAGCTAAAGAAGTTTTAACTATTCGTGTTTTAGGAGGTACTAAAAGAAGATATGCCTCTGTTGGTGACAAAATTGTAGTTTCTATCAAAGATGCAACTCCAAACGGAAACGTAAAAAAAGGAGCTGTTTCAACTGCAGTTGTTGTGCGTACTAAAAAAGAAGTGAGAAGAGCTGATGGTTCTTATATCCGTTTCGATGACAATGCATGTGTTCTTTTGAATGCTGCAGGAGAAATGAGAGGAACTCGTGTTTTTGGTCCGGTAGCAAGAGAACTTCGTGAAAAACAATTCATGAAAATTGTATCATTAGCACCAGAAGTGCTTTAA
- the rplX gene encoding 50S ribosomal protein L24, with protein MIKLKIKSGDIVRVIAGDHKGAEGKVLRVYREKNKAIVEGVNLVSKHTKPSAKNPQGGIVKKEASIQISNIALIDPKSKETTRVGIRVEGDKKVRFSKKSNQVL; from the coding sequence ATGATAAAGCTAAAAATAAAATCAGGAGATATCGTAAGAGTTATTGCTGGAGACCATAAAGGTGCTGAAGGTAAAGTTTTACGTGTTTACCGTGAAAAAAACAAAGCGATCGTTGAAGGTGTAAACCTGGTTTCAAAACATACTAAACCAAGTGCTAAAAACCCTCAAGGTGGTATCGTTAAGAAAGAGGCTTCTATTCAAATTTCTAACATTGCTCTAATTGATCCTAAAAGTAAGGAAACAACTAGAGTAGGTATTAGAGTAGAAGGAGATAAGAAAGTAAGATTTTCAAAAAAATCTAATCAAGTACTATAG
- the rplE gene encoding 50S ribosomal protein L5, with protein sequence MAYTPRLKEEYKSRVISALTEEFGYKNVMQVPKLEKIVLSRGVGAAVSDKKLIDYAVDELTKITGQKAVATISKKDVASFKLRKGMPIGAKVTLRGERMYEFLDRLITSSLPRVRDFSGIKATGFDGRGNYNLGVLEQIIFPEIDIDKVNKISGMDITFVTTAKTDKEAKSLLAELGLPFKKN encoded by the coding sequence ATGGCATATACACCTAGACTAAAAGAAGAATATAAGAGTAGAGTAATCTCTGCTCTTACAGAAGAGTTCGGATATAAAAACGTAATGCAAGTTCCTAAACTTGAAAAAATCGTTTTGAGCCGTGGAGTTGGTGCAGCTGTATCTGATAAAAAACTTATTGACTACGCAGTTGATGAGTTAACAAAGATCACTGGACAAAAAGCAGTAGCTACAATTTCTAAGAAAGACGTTGCGTCTTTTAAATTAAGAAAAGGAATGCCTATTGGAGCAAAAGTTACTTTACGTGGAGAAAGAATGTATGAGTTTTTAGATAGACTTATTACTTCATCTTTACCACGAGTTAGAGATTTTAGTGGTATTAAAGCTACTGGTTTCGACGGAAGAGGTAACTACAATCTTGGAGTTTTAGAGCAAATCATTTTCCCAGAAATTGATATTGACAAAGTAAACAAAATTTCAGGAATGGATATTACTTTTGTTACCACTGCAAAAACAGACAAGGAAGCAAAGTCATTATTGGCTGAATTAGGATTACCTTTTAAAAAGAATTAA
- the rpsN gene encoding 30S ribosomal protein S14, producing MAKESMKAREVKREKTVAKYAEKRKALLEAGDYEGLQRLPKNASPVRLHNRCKLTGRPRGYIRQFGISRVTFREMANNGLIPGVKKASW from the coding sequence ATGGCTAAAGAATCAATGAAAGCCCGCGAGGTGAAAAGAGAGAAAACGGTAGCTAAGTATGCTGAGAAGAGAAAAGCTTTATTAGAAGCTGGTGACTACGAAGGCTTACAAAGATTGCCTAAAAATGCTTCACCAGTTCGTTTACACAATCGTTGTAAATTAACAGGTAGACCTAGAGGTTACATCCGTCAATTCGGTATTTCACGTGTAACTTTCCGTGAAATGGCTAACAATGGATTAATTCCTGGTGTTAAAAAAGCATCTTGGTAA
- the rpsH gene encoding 30S ribosomal protein S8, which yields MYTDPIADYLTRVRNAVAANHKVVEIPASNLKKEITKILFDQGYILSYKFEQNTVQGSIKIALKYDKDTKEPVIKDIQRISKPGLRKYAGAAKLPRILNGLGIAIVSTSKGLMTGKQAKQLNVGGEVICYVY from the coding sequence ATGTATACAGATCCTATTGCAGATTATTTGACTAGAGTTCGTAACGCTGTGGCTGCAAACCACAAAGTTGTTGAAATTCCAGCATCTAATCTTAAAAAAGAGATAACTAAGATCTTATTTGATCAAGGTTACATCTTAAGTTACAAATTTGAGCAGAACACAGTTCAAGGTTCTATCAAAATTGCTTTGAAGTATGATAAAGATACTAAAGAGCCTGTAATCAAAGATATCCAAAGAATTAGTAAACCTGGTTTACGTAAGTACGCAGGTGCTGCCAAATTACCAAGAATCCTTAACGGATTAGGAATTGCTATTGTTTCTACATCAAAAGGTTTGATGACAGGAAAACAAGCTAAGCAGTTAAATGTAGGTGGTGAAGTAATTTGTTACGTATACTAA
- the rplF gene encoding 50S ribosomal protein L6 yields MSRIGKSPIVIPAGVTVEVKDGIITVKGKKGQLVQEFSDVNVTVEGDQVLVERSSDHKDHRAKHGLFRSLISNMVVGVSEGFTKELELVGVGYRASNQGQKLDLALGYSHNIVLEIAPEVSLETISEKGKNPIVKLTSFDKQLLGQVAAKIRGFRKPEPYKGKGVKFVGEVLRRKAGKSA; encoded by the coding sequence ATGTCAAGAATAGGTAAAAGCCCAATTGTAATCCCTGCTGGTGTAACTGTTGAAGTTAAAGACGGTATTATTACAGTAAAAGGAAAAAAAGGTCAACTAGTTCAGGAGTTTTCGGACGTAAATGTAACTGTTGAAGGCGATCAAGTTTTAGTTGAAAGATCGTCTGATCATAAAGACCATAGAGCAAAACACGGATTATTTAGATCTTTGATCAGTAATATGGTTGTTGGTGTTTCTGAAGGTTTCACAAAAGAACTAGAATTAGTTGGAGTTGGTTATAGAGCTTCAAACCAAGGTCAAAAATTAGATTTAGCTCTTGGATATTCTCACAATATTGTTTTAGAAATTGCTCCTGAAGTAAGTTTAGAAACAATATCTGAAAAAGGTAAGAACCCAATCGTAAAATTAACATCATTTGATAAACAACTTTTAGGACAAGTTGCTGCGAAAATTAGAGGTTTCCGTAAGCCAGAGCCATACAAAGGAAAAGGTGTTAAATTTGTGGGTGAAGTATTAAGAAGAAAAGCAGGTAAATCAGCTTAA
- the rplR gene encoding 50S ribosomal protein L18, translated as MSLTKSERRQRIKFRIRKSVSGSAARPRLSVFRSNKEIYAQIIDDVNGVTILAASSREKEIGKGTNVEVAAAVGKLVAEKALKAGIDTITFDRGGYLYHGRIKSLAEGARAAGLKF; from the coding sequence ATGTCATTAACAAAATCTGAAAGAAGACAGAGAATTAAATTCAGAATTAGAAAATCGGTTAGTGGTTCTGCTGCAAGACCTAGACTTTCTGTTTTTAGAAGTAATAAAGAAATTTACGCTCAAATTATTGATGATGTAAATGGAGTTACTATATTAGCTGCATCTTCAAGAGAAAAAGAAATAGGAAAAGGTACTAACGTTGAAGTAGCTGCTGCTGTTGGAAAATTAGTTGCAGAGAAAGCGTTAAAAGCTGGGATTGATACAATCACTTTTGATAGAGGTGGTTATTTATATCACGGTCGTATTAAATCATTAGCAGAAGGCGCAAGAGCCGCTGGACTTAAATTCTAA
- the rpsE gene encoding 30S ribosomal protein S5, with translation MMSKYKNVELVKPSGLELKDRLVSVNRVTKVTKGGRAFGFSAIVVVGDENGVVGHGLGKSKDVSEAIAKAVEDAKKNLVRIPLNGQSVPHEQKGKFGGARVFLIPASHGTGVIAGGAVRSVLESVGIHDVLSKSQGSSNPHNVVKATFDALLQMRSAHTVAKQRGVSLEKVFKG, from the coding sequence ATTATGTCTAAATACAAAAATGTAGAATTGGTAAAACCTAGTGGTCTTGAACTTAAAGATCGTCTGGTTAGTGTAAATCGTGTTACTAAAGTTACAAAAGGAGGTAGAGCTTTTGGTTTTTCTGCTATTGTAGTTGTAGGTGATGAAAATGGAGTAGTTGGTCACGGATTAGGAAAATCTAAAGACGTTTCTGAAGCAATTGCGAAAGCAGTAGAAGATGCTAAGAAAAACTTAGTTAGAATTCCTTTAAATGGTCAATCTGTTCCTCACGAACAAAAAGGAAAATTTGGTGGTGCACGTGTATTCTTAATTCCTGCTTCTCATGGTACAGGAGTTATTGCTGGTGGAGCTGTTCGTTCAGTTCTTGAGTCAGTAGGTATTCACGACGTATTATCTAAATCTCAAGGATCATCAAATCCTCATAACGTAGTTAAAGCAACTTTTGATGCTTTATTACAAATGAGAAGCGCTCACACTGTTGCAAAACAAAGAGGTGTTTCTTTAGAAAAAGTTTTTAAAGGTTAA
- the rpmD gene encoding 50S ribosomal protein L30, with amino-acid sequence MAKLLVKQVRSKINCPLSQKRGLEALGLRKLGQVVEHESNPAILGMINKVKHLVSVEEAK; translated from the coding sequence ATGGCTAAATTATTAGTAAAACAAGTAAGAAGCAAGATCAACTGTCCTCTTTCTCAAAAGAGAGGTTTAGAAGCTTTAGGTCTACGTAAATTAGGACAAGTTGTGGAGCATGAGTCAAATCCTGCTATCCTTGGGATGATAAACAAAGTTAAACACTTAGTTTCTGTAGAAGAAGCTAAATAA
- the rplO gene encoding 50S ribosomal protein L15, with protein MNLSNLQPAEGSTHNQNKRVGRGEGSGKGGTAARGHKGAKSRSGYSKKIGFEGGQMPLQRRVPKFGFKNINRKEYEGVNLDTLQLLVDNGVITDSVSMTDFVANRLASKNEIVKILGRGELKAKLKVTAHKFTATAKAAIEAAGGEAVTI; from the coding sequence ATGAATTTAAGTAACTTACAGCCTGCTGAAGGATCAACGCACAATCAAAATAAAAGAGTAGGTAGAGGAGAAGGTTCTGGAAAAGGTGGTACCGCTGCAAGAGGACACAAAGGAGCAAAATCTCGTTCTGGTTATTCTAAAAAGATTGGTTTTGAGGGTGGACAAATGCCACTTCAAAGACGTGTTCCTAAGTTTGGTTTCAAAAACATCAATCGTAAAGAATACGAAGGTGTTAATTTAGATACGCTTCAATTATTAGTAGACAATGGTGTAATTACTGATTCTGTTTCTATGACAGATTTCGTAGCTAATCGTCTAGCTTCTAAAAATGAAATCGTTAAGATTTTAGGAAGAGGAGAATTGAAAGCAAAATTAAAAGTAACTGCCCACAAATTTACTGCTACTGCAAAAGCGGCTATTGAAGCTGCTGGTGGTGAAGCTGTAACTATATAA
- the secY gene encoding preprotein translocase subunit SecY codes for MKKFIESLSNVWKIEELKNRILITLGLLLVYRFGAHVTLPGIDATQLTGLAGQTKNGLGSILDMFTGGAFSKASVFALGIMPYISASIVVQLMGIAIPYLQKLQNDGESGRKKINQITRWLTIAITLVQGPTYIYNLYRTLPSSAFLLGFNSPEFLFSSVIILVTGTIFAMWLGEKITDKGIGNGISLLIMVGILARLPQAFIQEFTTRVTNNNGGPMLLVIEIIVWLLVIISCVLLTMAVRRIPVQYARRTTTGDYEQDLAGGNRQWIPLKLNASGVMPIIFAQAIMFIPAAVAGLSKSDTSQSIVGAFSNIFGFWYNFVFATLIIVFTFFYTAITVPTNKMADDLKRSGGFIPGVRPGAETSDFLDKVMSLITFPGSLFLALIAVFPAIVVSIMDVQQSWAMFFGGTSLIIMVGVAIDTIQQINSYLLNKHYDGLMKTGKNRKAVA; via the coding sequence ATGAAGAAATTTATTGAATCACTAAGTAATGTTTGGAAAATCGAAGAACTGAAAAACAGAATCTTAATTACATTAGGATTGCTTTTAGTATATCGTTTTGGTGCACACGTTACGCTTCCTGGAATTGACGCAACTCAATTGACAGGTTTAGCGGGACAAACTAAAAATGGTTTAGGATCTATCCTAGACATGTTTACTGGGGGTGCTTTCTCTAAAGCTTCAGTTTTTGCTTTAGGTATTATGCCTTATATTTCTGCATCTATTGTAGTTCAACTAATGGGAATTGCTATTCCTTATTTACAAAAACTTCAAAACGATGGAGAAAGTGGTAGAAAAAAGATTAATCAAATCACTCGTTGGTTGACTATAGCTATTACACTGGTTCAAGGTCCAACTTATATCTATAATTTGTATAGAACATTGCCTAGTAGTGCATTTCTACTGGGCTTTAATTCTCCTGAATTTTTGTTCTCTTCAGTTATCATCTTAGTTACAGGTACAATTTTTGCTATGTGGCTTGGTGAGAAAATTACAGATAAAGGTATTGGAAATGGAATTTCATTATTAATTATGGTTGGTATCCTAGCTCGTTTACCACAAGCTTTTATTCAAGAGTTTACTACGAGAGTTACCAATAACAATGGAGGTCCAATGTTGTTAGTTATTGAAATTATTGTGTGGTTATTAGTTATCATTTCTTGTGTATTGCTTACTATGGCAGTACGTAGAATTCCAGTTCAATACGCTCGTCGTACAACAACTGGTGATTACGAACAAGATTTGGCAGGTGGTAATAGACAATGGATTCCTCTAAAGCTTAATGCTTCTGGAGTTATGCCAATCATTTTTGCTCAGGCAATTATGTTTATTCCGGCTGCTGTAGCTGGATTGTCTAAATCAGATACATCACAATCAATTGTTGGTGCATTTAGTAATATCTTTGGTTTCTGGTATAATTTTGTTTTTGCAACTTTAATTATTGTATTTACATTCTTTTACACTGCGATCACTGTGCCTACTAATAAAATGGCTGATGATTTAAAAAGAAGTGGTGGTTTTATTCCTGGAGTACGTCCTGGAGCTGAAACTTCGGATTTTCTTGATAAAGTGATGTCTTTAATAACTTTCCCAGGATCTTTATTCCTTGCTTTGATTGCTGTGTTCCCAGCTATTGTTGTAAGTATTATGGATGTACAACAATCTTGGGCAATGTTTTTTGGAGGTACCTCATTAATAATTATGGTTGGAGTTGCAATAGATACTATTCAACAAATCAATTCATACTTGTTAAACAAACATTATGATGGTTTAATGAAGACTGGTAAAAATAGAAAAGCAGTAGCTTAA
- the infA gene encoding translation initiation factor IF-1 produces the protein MAKQSAIEQDGSIIEALSNAMFRVELENGHIVIAHISGKMRMHYIKLLPGDKVKLEMSPYDLSKARITYRY, from the coding sequence ATGGCAAAACAATCAGCAATAGAACAAGACGGATCAATCATTGAAGCATTGTCAAATGCGATGTTCCGTGTGGAGTTAGAAAATGGACATATTGTAATTGCTCATATTTCTGGAAAAATGCGAATGCATTACATCAAATTATTACCTGGTGATAAAGTGAAACTAGAAATGAGTCCTTACGATTTGTCAAAAGCAAGAATTACTTATCGATATTAA
- the ykgO gene encoding type B 50S ribosomal protein L36 yields the protein MKVRASVKKRSAECIIVRRKGRLYVINKKNPRFKQRQG from the coding sequence ATGAAAGTTAGAGCATCAGTAAAAAAGAGAAGTGCCGAGTGCATTATCGTGCGTAGAAAAGGAAGATTGTACGTGATAAACAAAAAGAATCCTAGATTTAAACAAAGACAAGGATAA
- the rpsM gene encoding 30S ribosomal protein S13: protein MARIAGVDIPKNKRGVIALTYIFGLGKSRAIEILEKAQVSQDKKVQDWNDDEIGAIRDAVSFYKIEGELRSEISLNIKRLMDIGCYRGIRHRSGLPLRGQRTKNNSRTRKGKRKTVANKKKATK, encoded by the coding sequence ATGGCAAGAATAGCAGGGGTAGATATCCCAAAAAACAAAAGAGGTGTTATTGCACTTACCTACATCTTCGGATTAGGGAAAAGTAGAGCTATTGAGATTTTAGAGAAAGCTCAAGTTAGCCAAGATAAAAAAGTTCAAGATTGGAATGATGACGAGATCGGAGCAATTCGTGATGCCGTTTCATTTTACAAAATTGAAGGAGAATTACGTTCTGAAATTTCTTTGAACATCAAACGTTTAATGGATATTGGTTGTTATAGAGGAATTCGTCATAGATCTGGTCTTCCATTAAGAGGACAAAGAACTAAAAACAACTCTAGAACAAGAAAAGGAAAAAGAAAAACTGTTGCTAACAAGAAAAAAGCAACTAAATAA
- the rpsK gene encoding 30S ribosomal protein S11: MAKATAKKRKVIVESTGEAHISSTFNNIIISLTNKKGEVIAWSSAGKMGFRGSKKNTPYAAQMAAEDCSKVALEAGLKKVKVYVKGPGNGRESAIRSIHNGGIEVTEIIDVTPMPHNGCRPPKRRRV; this comes from the coding sequence ATGGCTAAAGCAACTGCAAAAAAACGTAAAGTTATCGTTGAATCAACGGGTGAAGCGCATATTTCTTCGACTTTCAACAATATTATCATTTCTTTGACAAATAAGAAAGGTGAAGTTATTGCTTGGTCTTCAGCTGGTAAAATGGGTTTCAGAGGTTCTAAAAAGAATACTCCGTACGCAGCTCAAATGGCAGCAGAAGATTGTAGTAAAGTAGCTCTTGAGGCAGGACTTAAAAAAGTAAAAGTTTATGTAAAAGGACCAGGTAACGGACGTGAGTCTGCTATCCGTTCTATTCATAACGGTGGAATTGAAGTTACTGAAATTATTGATGTTACTCCAATGCCACACAACGGATGTCGTCCTCCAAAAAGACGTAGAGTTTAA
- the rpsD gene encoding 30S ribosomal protein S4 gives MARYTGPKTKIARKFGEAIFGDDRSFEKRNYPPGQHGMAKKRGKKSEYAVQLMEKQKAKYSYGILEKQFRNLFEKASATKGVTGEVLLQLCEARLDNVVFRMGIAPSRRGARQIVSHRHITVNGEVVNIPSYHLKPGDKVAVREKSKSLEAIERSLSNSSHVYEWITWNNDLKEGTFVSVPARLQIPENIKEQLIVELYNK, from the coding sequence ATGGCAAGATATACTGGTCCTAAAACCAAAATCGCTCGTAAATTCGGCGAAGCAATCTTCGGAGATGACAGATCTTTCGAAAAAAGAAATTACCCACCTGGACAACACGGGATGGCTAAAAAAAGAGGAAAAAAATCTGAGTACGCTGTTCAGTTAATGGAAAAGCAAAAAGCTAAATATTCTTATGGAATTTTAGAAAAACAATTCAGAAATTTATTCGAAAAAGCATCAGCTACAAAAGGAGTTACTGGTGAAGTTTTATTACAATTATGCGAAGCAAGATTAGATAATGTTGTTTTTAGAATGGGAATTGCTCCATCTAGAAGAGGTGCGCGTCAAATCGTTTCTCACAGACACATTACTGTAAATGGAGAAGTTGTTAATATTCCTTCTTACCACCTTAAGCCTGGTGATAAAGTTGCAGTTCGTGAAAAATCTAAATCTTTAGAAGCTATCGAGCGTTCTTTATCAAATTCAAGTCATGTTTATGAATGGATTACTTGGAACAATGATCTTAAAGAAGGAACTTTTGTTTCTGTACCTGCAAGATTACAAATTCCAGAAAACATTAAAGAGCAATTAATCGTAGAGTTGTACAACAAATAA